acgggaatttcacctGAGTCTCTTGAATATTCCaaaaaggtcatattgaccatgtggaaaaaaaaaagatgacaaaataagtcatctttgccatggaaaaataaagaaaattctagaaaaataaaaggaagggaaaagaaaagaaaaatctagagaggggcatgtgcccctcacatggccatgagaattatatataaagatgagggagttcatcttttaattaaagagtgggagaaagaaagaaagaaagaacacaaaaaaaaaaaaaaaaaagagggtgtgttcggccatggtggccgaacatggaGTAGGAGAAATGGCcaaggaaaaattattctccttctagttttctactaattggaaggttctcgtCGACATGGAGTAGTCGATGGAACAAGGCAACCACTCGTTTTGGCCATGGAAAGTCCAAGCCGAATGGAAAGGTTAAGGAAATAAGGtgagtttgatcttctttacatgtcttaaagatgtttgtggatgttgttgcatgtagaaatgaatgaaaaacatgaaaatatggatgttgaagtttaGCCATAGATGaagatgtttggccgtgtgcatggttgcatgtttagaagtaatgaattaattgaatttagcatgtttatgtgttgttggagagtgtagagattgaatgaaactcataggactatgaatgttgaggaatgggccgtgtagggggctgtttggtgtgtaagaaatgaattgatgttatctagtattttggttgtcgtctctatgaattctatgacgtaaaatgaagagtaatgatccaagttgaagctataagttgtgtgggctgattggaGCTTGATGTGAATTTAATgtgttttcttaaatttatggaaatgatgttgctaacatatgagattatcgatatagtttatgagttgaaagaaataaatgtattgttggtgttcttatggcatttggaagagttgggttggaatgtcttgaacatgttgggaattgagtattgatattgttattgtgattgttggtttggccgggttgaattcccggattgttgttgttaaaattgggccgagccatattctcggggtggcacatttacgggggaagtctttaaaatttttgtagacaatgattactttgaatttcaacttttggatgctcaaattgacatttggtaaatgtgaccaaatcgtagattttggcggatttgcaaattggatttggagtagcagaaggagcggaaagaggtatgtaagacttcactttctttctttggcatgtcgtagataTAACAGGCTTGAATATGGGTCTCGGGGATGATTCCCTTCctagaaatccaagattgaaactagctactattcattcggcgaAATTGTGCAAAATGTAAGAAAACCTTGAATTAGAAAAATTGTGCAAAAACCCTCCTAAGTAATGTAAGAAAAACCTCCTAGGCCTTTAGAACTTGGGCGCTTTAGAACTTGCAAAATAAgaccgactaccctaaaaccctcctaagtaatgtcatgaaacgtattacacgtcAGCGtatcatttgacccgaggtgggcccattgttccccgGATTTTCATTATTGTCCCGCTTGACTTACTTTGAACACTACTAGAAATTTGGTCTATGGTAACGGTGCCGTTACCGTTGCAGTTGCTTGTTTTCCCGTTGCTATAGTGATAATGCAACGGTTTTAGTTACTGTTACAACAGCTTGCGTTACAATAGGTCTATTGTGACGGTTTGTAAAACCGTTGCAATATATTATCCTACCGCAACGGTTTGCTCTTCACGATTATTGCAAATAAATCATGTATCTACGGGAACAGAGATATGAACCGTTGCAATATAGATTTTTGCATCGGTTATTCAACGCTATTGCAACGCTCATTTCGACTATTCAACTACGCTTCTTCCTATTGCAACGGTTGTTATAGAGCTAATGCAACGGCTATATAATATTGCAACGATTATTTTTAGGACTATTGCAACAATTATTAGAATTCTACGCAACGGGTATTGTAGGTCTACCGCAACATATATTATGGGGCTACCGTATGCGGTTATTGCGGTGCTACGCAACGAGTATTATGATGCTACCGCAACGGATATTATGGTTCTACGCAACGTACTATAGAGGGCTAACACAATATAGACCACATATATATCCGACATCACTAAAATAATAACTCGAATCCGACATCACAacgaaataataattcaaagatccaacatcataccaaaataataatctaaGATTCGACAtcgtatataccaaaataataattcaagatcCGACGTCATACCAAAATACTAATACAAGATCCAACATCGATCATAACAAAATACTAATACAAGATCCAACATCgatcataccaaaataataatccaaGAGGTCaagtaatatacataaaaagcaaaatatcaagataaTGTTTGACCATTCAAGAGGTGGAACACGAAGTCttcaattttccaaaaaattaaccCAATCCTCCTTAGTCGATCACGTATCTTCACTTCTTTCATCCCCTTGTTCAATTTCACCACCTACAAAAAATTGATAAGGaaaaatgatttagaaaagCTTTCATAAAAGAATTAAATCTCTACAATGCATACATACTAATGATGACAAGACTAGAAATGAATATACTCTTAGTCATATTCAAAGGTATTAGTGTTCACTTGACAACCATATTCAAACACACACCCTAATGTCCTGGACAGCCATATCTCCGGTATAATCAAAGGTTGCAAAATGAGAGAATGgatgatatatgaatatttcTCCGCTCAACCCGGCCTGACCGCAATGTGGCAACCGCGCGGCGGCCCGCGCAGCAGCAGCCCGAGCAGCGACGCGGAAGACGCCGGCAGCCGCCGCCAGCAGCAATGATACCAACCAGCCAGCCAATAACCAGCCGGCACCGCGGCGGCCGGACCCCCGGCCTATGCCAGCGGCCATCGAGCTTGCGACCATCGGCGGACAGCACGCCGACCAAACAAGGTTATTTGTGGCCGCCCGATACAGCGGCTTTGACTAATAAAGGAGGAGTGATAGGCATATTATCATAGTTAGTAGCTATTCTAACAACACATAGAATCGAAAACTTTAAGATGCGCAAATAGTCTTAGTCATATTCAAAGGTATTAGTGTTCACTTGACAACCTTATTCAAACACACACCCTAATGCACTGGACAGCCATATCTCTGGTATAATCAAAGGTTGCAAAATGAGAGAATGGATGATATATGAATGTTTGTCCGCTCAGCCACGATGCATGACGGCTAGCACGACGGCGGCCGACCCGGCTTCCCGGCCGGCCCGCGGCCGCAGCACTGCCAAGCCATCGGCCAATACTTGCCGGCCAAACAAAGTTTGTTTGTGGCCGAGCGGTAACGACACCGGCCAAACAAGTCACAGTGGCCAGACAACTACAGCATCGACTAATAAAGGAGGGAGTGATAGGCATATTATCATAGTTAGTAGCTATTCTAACAACAACACATAGAATCGAAAACTTTAAGATGCTCAAATAGTACTACACATTCGGGTTAGACCAAATAATACATGCCATTCTTCTTAAACATAATATTAAAAACATGATGACTATTCGAGGATACTTAAAAACAACTCGAACTATCAAGAAAATCGATTAAATTCATTATATAGCAGATCTTATATGAGGTCCCCTTTAAACATATACTATTTTACTCGAATATACAAATAGGTATGCACATAGTTATAAACGGGGCACGTAACATACATATACCTGAAACATGATTCGAAAGAGGATTAGGACATACATTTTAAgacaaatgaacacacatttttaacataaaaagcaaagcataactttttctttccttcacttTCCTTTTGTCAATACCTTCATCTCAACCTTTCAGCcttaaaaaaggaaagaaaagggggaCCCCCAAGACACCCGGAGAATGCTCATCGATCATTCCTCCTAGAAAATTAATTCATAAAATGGTACAATGGAAAGCGAGATGAAACTTCCAACTATTGTTTAGATCGGGGTACCAACAAAAGCAGGGCATTTGGTCTAGTGGTATGTTTCTCGCTTTGGGTGCGAGAGGTCCCGAGTTCGATTCTTGGAATGCCCCTAGTTAATACAAGTTTTTACTTCAATTTTACTACTTGCAACTTGCAGTACGATCCTTCACTCTATATTCAAATAAAGCGAGGCCATTAATTGCTAACCTAATTCGATTGGCTAGGGATCTCTAAGATAcacttcatatttccttttctagccttggaattatcaaaaaaatgcTATAATTTATCCTTTTTAGTTTGCAGGATATATATACAGCAACACACAGATGTGCATGCAACTTATCAGcaacttttttttccaagttttagtttaattttaccATGTTCATTGTATAGGAATTTGTAGAACCAATATAAGTCAGCTATATCGCAACAGAGAAGAAGTGAGACTAACCTTAATTGTTGCTATCTACTTGTGGGGCAGACGTAGCTTCTCCCGGTGAAGGCGCACACAATGCTGCTAGCATGTCTGGACTAATTAATCCTGCACGTTGGAGTTTTTCAATTACTTTTGAAGTAATGTCTGCAGTAACTTCTGCAGTAACTTCTGCTCGCATAGTTCTCTTTTGTTCCTCCATTTGTTCCTCCATTTTTTGGATCCTTTCTTGCATTTCTTGCACTACATCATTTGTGGCATTTGAAGTTGGTTCAAAAGTTCCAGCTTTTCCTTTCAAAGAAGTCTTTGTAACCCCCCGTCCATATAGTCTTAGACGTCCCGGATGTTCTGGACCCATAACGGCTGAGTATGCATCAACAAGCTGACTACCATCTGCGCTTAGTTGTGTTTCAATTTCCTCCATTTCAGCCTAACAAAGACAATCCAACAACCGCACTCAAGCAAACAAAAACTAACAATAAATAATAGATTTCAATAAAAACTTgcaatacataatatacatacaattttaCTAGTTGTGTCTTCATTTGACTCCTTGTACAAGCGCCCGGGTTTCCTTGTTCTTGTTTCCACAAAGATCTCCTTAAGTGATACATTTCCCTTGGTTTTTTCCTAGTCACATCAAAATGGATATAAAAAATCGCTTAAAATGACAGGTTAagacttaataaaaaaaaaataagagaacacACCAATTTATTGCGGACTAAAGCGAAACTTTTTTTGCCGACTGTGTGCGGATTCAACAACTTCTTTCGATTCTCGCATTTGTTTTAGACATTTTCTCGCAACAGAGACAAGAAGATAAGAAGAGaaattacaagaaaaagaaagcgtGAGCGTAGCGATACTGCACAGagaagagaaaggtaaaaaaaaaccTACAACGACAAATACCTATATCGCAAAGAacgaaagagaagagagagaaaggacaCTTGCACCGTAGAAGACAAATGTATTCTGGAAATATATTTTACCCGGAATTTCTCGTACTTCCAATATTCGAGGAGCTCTTTAAATTGACATTCCGAATATGACCCGGCCTTTTTGCCATTATGATTTCATCGCAAACTTTTGGTTTGTAACAAAGTTTCTTCAAGTCACTTTTATGCCTTCTCCAAGCAGCATGAATTGCATTCAAAGTCCACTTTTTGCCGCCAGAATATCATATTTCTCCTacaattttgtgtcattttgTCAAGATAAACAATACTTTTAACGAGATACTTAAATATTGGAAACTTCAAACCTTGGTATATAtccataaatcatcttttgtgTCCATTTTCCTCCAATCAAGTATATCAAATGGGCAAAGGTCGCAAATCCTCGCTAATGTACCGAGGAAGCTACCAAACTCTATTACAACATCTTCAGTAGGACCAATAGGTTGATTGAGCCTATTCAGTAGGATCAATTTACGCTCATGTCGGCTATGCACACTATGCATTTGCGTTctgcctctttttcttttctgagtCGAAGGGCCTAAAGTTAAAAGAAAATGTAAGAAATTAGAAGTCATGGATGAATTTAATAAGTTCGTAAGCTATGTGTTACCCGCGCATTGTTCATTTGTGGGAGGAATTGTAGAATCCATTTGCATTTCGTCCTCGACGGGTCGTTGCTCCTCGACGGGCCGTTGCTCCTCGACGGGCTGTTCTACATGTTGCTCTTCTACAAGTTGCTCACTTTGGTTAGCTTGTGGTGCTACCGGCTGCTCGTTCTCCAATTAATTCTAGCGGATGATCTCTCTCGACCTTATAGCTTGAACAGCTTTCGTTTGTGGTTAATAActcgccgttttttttttttgccaagtATGACAATGAACCAGGTTTAGCATATGCTCTGTTTGAGCTGTTTTTGCTTCTTGTTGAAGGCCCTTGTTGATTCATGACTATCCGGATCCGTGTAAATCTAAGACGAACAAGTGAGAAAATCGGACgataaaaataataagcatGATACATATTATTAAAAATCCGATATAACACATGATGAAGATGTTGAAGATCATGATAAGATCACCGATCATGATAAGGTTACTTAGGATAAGTACAatcttattattgttattgttaagtAGTTGTGATAAGCTTAAGTAATAGAGTTTAGTTAAATGTATAACTCTATCATAGACTAGTTTCCTTCATGCATTAGAAGTGTGCTATACGAGTGGTGCATGTGTATAAACTACGCTAGCGTGGTAAAAGCAAAGACAAAGCTAGTGATAAAAGTTGTGAGAAAGCCAGTGATAGTAGTGATGATTGGGAACAAAAGGATGTGTTCTTTGAGAAGTTGGATTTACGGTACTCTATCGAAGAAACCATGAGCCAATGTTTCCGCCTAAGGTgatcacaacaccaacatctaGATACCATGCTATATCCCATTCTCCAAATAACATAATTTAGTGGTAATTTAAATTACCGGTGCTCTACATAGAAAATGATACCTTTAAAGGCTCCTTTGACTCATATGTACCGGAATATATCATTTCGTTGTGTCCGAATTCTCCCTTGGTATCCTCGTCTTCATATTTGTTTATCTATCTCTATTTGTGCTTAGGAGGCTTGATATTATCCAATATGTATTGAGCTAAATCTTCATATAAACATCCCTTTAGTTTCTCGTTTTTCCCATTTGCCATGCCACATTCTCGCTATTGATATCCTCATTACACCAAAAGTCGGTGGTGTTACAAAATATAGATCCCCTAGTCGTATCTAATTATCAAATGAAAAACATGAGCCAATGTTTCAGTCTAAGGTgatcacaacaccaacatctaGATACCATGCTATATCCCTAGTGATGTTTGGCATGCCGTACTTGGGCATCCAAACTCTAAGTTTTTAGAAGTTTTAGACAAAAATAAGTGTATCAATATCACTTGTTAGAATAAAAGTCCTACTGTTTGTGTTAGTTGTCAAATGGGAAAAGGTTGTAAATAGGGCTGAACacgaaaaaccgaaaaaccgaaccaaaccgataaccaaaccgaaccggaaaaaaaaccgacatttatttggtttgatttggtttggtttttaaatttaaaaaccgactatatttggtttggttttggtttcaagtcttaaaaaaccgaaaaaaaccgaaccaaaccgactttatatattatgttaaaaattaaatttgtatatatatatgtatgtattttaatttttttatgaaaacattacaatttatattatgtttttatactCTTGGGCCATGCTTTTGAATTAAactaatcatttttttgcacggattgcccttcttttggggtggtctttaaattttgccctcatctttgtgttctttaagttttgcccttcgcttggatacccgaggttccgggttcgaaccccgctcgtgcataaaataaaaaaataatttcgcaagacaaAAACCGGGGAGAGTGTATGCGGATCCAAAGATACAATCCTTAAGgaaaaccaaagttatgccggggggcgactttgccttgagacattttttttttttttttttaacttttcaaggcacacttttagttaaggcatacttttggttatgccttaattaaaagtatgccccataaggcatagttccttaaggaaaaattttgccccataaggcaaaactaaattatgccttgaggaaaagttatgccccctccggcataactttagtttttccttaaggaagttatgccggagggggcagactttgccttgagacatttttttttttttttaacttttcaaggcacacttttagttaaggcatacttttggttataccttaattaaaagtctgccccataaggcataattccttaaggaaaagttttgccccataaggcaaaactaaattatgccttgaggaaaagttatgccccctccgcataactttagtttttccttaaggaagttatgccggagggggcagactttgccttgagacattttttttttttttaaacttttcaaggcacacttttagttaaggcatacttttggttataccttaattaaaagtctgccccataaggcataattccttaaggaaaagttttgccccataaggcaaaactaaattatgccttgaggaaaagttatgccccctccggcataactttagtttttccttaaggaagttatgccggagggggcagactttgccttgagacatttttttttttttggtttggtttggtttgacaatTTGAATAACCGActcaattggtttggttattttttaaataaaaaccgaTCCAAACCGAACCGTGAGCACCCCTAGTTGTAAATTGCCTTTTGGCTTGAGAAATAAGattgaaaaggaaccttaagaAAATCAGCATTGTTTGAGGTGTTTGTCAAGTTCTAGAAAATGGTTGAGAAACAGTTTTCTAAAAGCATTAAAGTGTTTCAAAGAGATGGAGGGGGTGAGTTTTCTAGCATTGTAGGAAGCTAAGCAATATTTGACCACTGCACCGGGCAATATAACTCATGTCAACCTTGCTAGCCGGTTAAATGCAATCCCAACTCGTGCACTTTCGGTCTGTCAAGAGGATACTAAGATATGTACAAGGAACTATTTCTCATGGGCTATGTATTATATCTCAATCCTCATTCGGACGTATGGCTTCTCGAGTTGCGTATCAGGGCGGTGGTGTGCAACAACAAGAAGATCCACCACAAGGCTACAAGATATATGTTGGTGCAAATTGTGTATCCCGGTC
This Lycium ferocissimum isolate CSIRO_LF1 unplaced genomic scaffold, AGI_CSIRO_Lferr_CH_V1 ctg6247, whole genome shotgun sequence DNA region includes the following protein-coding sequences:
- the LOC132045199 gene encoding uncharacterized protein LOC132045199; the protein is MNCASHPNTKVLCSQYGYDVEGRRRELLIGDRSRRNARSQVRNDSKTQILETKEKTKGNVSLKEIFVETRTRKPGRLYKESNEDTTSKIAEMEEIETQLSADGSQLVDAYSAVMGPEHPGRLRLYGRGVTKTSLKGKAGTFEPTSNATNDVVQEMQERIQKMEEQMEEQKRTMRAEVTAEVTADITSKVIEKLQRAGLISPDMLAALCAPSPGEATSAPQVDSNN